The following proteins are co-located in the Gloeocapsa sp. PCC 7428 genome:
- a CDS encoding TonB-dependent hemoglobin/transferrin/lactoferrin family receptor, translated as MKELLFVLNTVFVSWISLSAAVAQPISRELPRMHDIELHQKSAQWLTSQSTEAEEPTCSPAGENQQIEDDELEVCPEETAETPDIQITVTGTRTPRSVQDSPASITVIDSSEVQQNLVQDWDDLVRYEPGVSVRNNLRYGLQDFNIRGIDGNRVLIQVDGIRQPGRFEFGVFELGRDYFDLSTLQTVEIVKGPASALYGSDAIGGVVTFRTIEPSDLLDVFGNSFVSLASNFNGENQGWGHTVSLANRVDNLETLFSFTRRDSSETLVNGNNDFVDPQYTGRNNYFGKLVYRFNDRHALNFTGEALDETTTTNTTEVNLLPGIRSFVEDVDVNRTRFSVGYEYNNLDGSPIELAQLQVYYQDAQTREIGEEERLLRDGTAVLRNTRNSFVDRTYGTSLQLQSSFATGNNVDHRLTYGVELSTTRNERPRDRVQTNLLTGETTRIIPPDVFPTKDFPDSDTLRLGLYLQDEIEIGETLSLIPGIRYDYYNLVTDPDETFLRGGAEAANLSTSSVSPSLGLVYRLTPEIALVGRYARGFRAPLYSEINSNFSNLLNPFFRYRTLSNPDLEPETSHSFELGVRGVSPQANFSLTGFYNTYNNFIETFAPAGVEEIPGVGVVNLFQTQNVSEARIYGAEARAEYRFNRNLDGFSLIGALTYAVGDDLTAKVPLSSVDPFKAIAGLRYRGLGDRWGTQLIATFVGKPRVEREIQQVPGSPPQVPFIPSSYTVFDLIGYYNISPNLTINLGVFNLFNQRYFQYADVRNIFERPDIDRFAQPGRSIGVGVAWRF; from the coding sequence GACATTGAGTTGCATCAAAAGTCAGCGCAATGGTTAACATCGCAATCAACAGAAGCAGAAGAACCAACTTGTTCTCCAGCAGGTGAAAACCAACAGATAGAGGATGACGAACTAGAAGTATGTCCTGAGGAAACGGCGGAAACACCAGACATTCAAATTACCGTCACAGGAACTCGCACACCGCGTTCAGTCCAAGATTCACCTGCATCGATTACGGTTATTGACTCGTCAGAAGTACAACAAAATCTTGTTCAGGATTGGGACGATCTTGTACGCTACGAACCAGGAGTATCAGTACGCAATAACTTGCGCTACGGTTTGCAAGATTTCAACATTCGGGGAATTGACGGTAATCGAGTTTTGATTCAAGTTGACGGAATTCGTCAGCCAGGAAGATTTGAATTTGGTGTATTTGAACTAGGTAGAGATTATTTCGATTTATCGACGCTACAAACGGTAGAAATTGTTAAAGGTCCAGCATCAGCGTTGTATGGTAGCGATGCGATCGGTGGCGTTGTTACTTTTAGAACAATTGAACCAAGCGATTTACTCGATGTTTTTGGGAATTCATTCGTCAGTTTAGCTAGTAATTTTAATGGCGAGAATCAAGGTTGGGGACACACGGTTAGTTTAGCTAATAGAGTTGATAATTTAGAAACTTTGTTTAGCTTCACTCGCCGCGATAGTAGTGAAACGCTAGTTAATGGGAATAACGATTTTGTCGATCCGCAATACACAGGTAGAAATAATTACTTTGGTAAATTAGTTTATCGTTTTAACGATCGCCACGCGCTTAATTTTACAGGGGAAGCTTTAGACGAAACAACAACGACGAATACAACAGAAGTAAATCTACTACCTGGTATTCGCAGCTTTGTCGAGGATGTCGATGTGAATCGGACTCGATTCAGTGTGGGGTATGAATACAATAATTTAGATGGCTCGCCTATAGAGTTAGCACAGCTACAAGTTTATTACCAGGATGCACAAACACGCGAAATCGGTGAAGAAGAACGTTTGTTACGCGATGGAACTGCGGTATTACGCAATACGCGAAATAGTTTTGTCGATCGCACTTATGGTACAAGTTTACAATTACAAAGTAGCTTTGCCACAGGTAACAATGTTGACCATCGGCTAACGTATGGCGTTGAGTTGTCAACAACCCGTAACGAAAGACCGCGCGATCGCGTGCAAACAAACTTATTGACAGGCGAAACAACGCGGATTATTCCACCTGATGTCTTTCCTACCAAAGATTTTCCAGATTCTGACACTTTACGCTTGGGTTTATATTTACAAGACGAAATCGAAATTGGCGAGACATTGAGTTTGATTCCAGGTATCCGCTACGATTACTACAACTTAGTTACCGATCCTGATGAAACTTTTCTGCGTGGTGGTGCAGAAGCTGCCAACTTAAGTACGTCTTCGGTATCACCTAGTCTAGGGCTAGTTTACCGCTTAACCCCAGAAATTGCGCTTGTTGGACGTTATGCACGTGGTTTTCGCGCACCGCTTTATAGTGAAATTAATAGTAATTTTAGTAACCTCCTTAACCCGTTTTTTCGCTATCGCACGCTGTCAAATCCAGATTTAGAACCTGAAACGAGTCATAGTTTTGAACTGGGCGTACGGGGCGTTTCTCCTCAAGCTAATTTTAGTTTGACTGGGTTTTACAATACTTACAACAACTTTATTGAGACATTTGCACCTGCGGGAGTCGAAGAAATTCCTGGTGTGGGAGTTGTCAATTTGTTTCAAACACAGAACGTGAGTGAAGCACGAATTTATGGTGCAGAAGCACGCGCTGAGTATCGATTCAATCGTAACCTAGATGGTTTCAGTTTAATTGGTGCTTTAACTTATGCTGTTGGTGACGATCTCACCGCCAAAGTTCCTTTGAGTTCAGTTGATCCTTTTAAAGCGATCGCTGGTTTACGGTATCGTGGTTTAGGCGATCGCTGGGGTACGCAATTAATTGCAACTTTTGTAGGTAAACCGCGTGTTGAGCGCGAAATCCAGCAAGTTCCAGGAAGTCCCCCGCAAGTTCCGTTTATTCCTAGCAGTTATACAGTGTTTGATTTGATTGGTTATTACAATATTTCTCCAAATCTCACGATTAATTTAGGCGTTTTTAACTTGTTCAATCAAAGATACTTTCAATATGCTGATGTCCGTAATATATTTGAAAGACCTGATATTGACCGTTTTGCCCAACCAGGAAGATCGATTGGAGTTGGTGTAGCGTGGCGATTTTGA
- a CDS encoding ABC transporter substrate-binding protein, whose translation MLIVLVAGCNSTQQVSSSTAVDSSAAVTPQQSVTRVVALSSLTADIIYQLDATKLVGIPGSRLLRNDTRFKDMTRVSEGRVPPNLEKIVALKPNLVVGAAGFAEQTTQKLKELGIPVFLTTVDSWESLNETTKSLAQLIDADPQPLLNRYQTFLANKPNQSPSTLVLVSRQPILTPNKSSWAGDLLNQFQANNLAAQLQGKSSFGGYITLSPEKILEANPDVLLVVDTEPGVAEFFKSQSFWKQLNAAKNNRVYTFDYYGLVNPGSIDAIEKTCEQLRQALSETV comes from the coding sequence TTGCTCATAGTACTTGTAGCAGGCTGTAACTCAACACAACAAGTTTCGTCTTCAACCGCTGTCGATTCTTCGGCTGCGGTAACACCACAACAATCAGTCACGCGAGTTGTTGCACTTTCTTCACTCACAGCAGATATTATTTATCAGCTTGATGCAACAAAGCTTGTTGGTATTCCAGGAAGTCGATTATTGAGGAATGACACGCGGTTCAAAGATATGACTCGCGTCAGTGAAGGACGCGTTCCTCCTAATTTAGAAAAAATAGTTGCGCTCAAACCTAACTTAGTTGTAGGTGCGGCGGGTTTTGCTGAACAAACGACTCAAAAATTAAAAGAATTAGGGATTCCAGTTTTTTTAACTACCGTAGATAGCTGGGAAAGTTTAAATGAAACAACAAAATCTTTAGCGCAGCTAATCGATGCCGATCCGCAACCTTTATTAAACCGCTATCAAACTTTTTTAGCAAATAAACCAAACCAAAGTCCTTCTACATTGGTACTCGTTAGTAGACAACCAATATTAACACCGAATAAATCGAGTTGGGCAGGAGATTTATTAAATCAGTTTCAAGCGAATAATTTAGCAGCCCAACTGCAAGGGAAAAGTAGTTTTGGTGGTTATATTACACTTTCACCTGAGAAAATTCTTGAGGCGAATCCTGATGTTTTATTAGTTGTTGATACCGAACCAGGAGTTGCAGAATTTTTTAAATCTCAATCTTTCTGGAAACAGTTAAACGCAGCTAAGAATAACCGAGTTTACACGTTTGATTACTACGGACTCGTCAATCCTGGAAGTATCGATGCAATTGAAAAAACTTGCGAACAACTGCGCCAAGCTTTATCTGAGACAGTATAA
- a CDS encoding M56 family metallopeptidase gives MHLLIILVALGVAWSLRQHLPILKTGWQQRFERTLFLFLFPPLLLFMTAIAVLCMGPQGQMVGLQAGWFSYILAAAWLGIAALLCLKLGWQGWQAVCRARECPKIHFEAKDIRVLDTEALFAAQIGFWQPELVVSQGLLQISREHLHSVLTHEQAHYYYRDTFWFFWLSWIRDCTAWLPNTDALWQELLILRELRADCWAAQQVDPLLLAESLLMVVSDRTLEPDIFCAALASYQVGDRLEQRIDALLSPQQDIAKPNLQSWSWFVFACLPLFTVVLHS, from the coding sequence ATGCACTTACTCATAATTTTAGTTGCGCTCGGAGTTGCTTGGTCGTTAAGACAGCATTTACCTATATTAAAAACAGGTTGGCAGCAGCGCTTTGAACGTACGCTATTTTTGTTTTTATTTCCCCCCTTGTTATTATTCATGACGGCGATCGCTGTCCTGTGTATGGGACCGCAAGGACAAATGGTAGGGTTACAAGCAGGCTGGTTTAGCTATATTCTTGCAGCAGCTTGGTTAGGAATTGCGGCATTGCTTTGCTTGAAACTCGGTTGGCAAGGTTGGCAAGCAGTTTGCCGCGCGCGGGAATGTCCTAAAATTCATTTTGAAGCGAAAGATATTCGCGTTCTCGACACAGAAGCTTTATTTGCAGCACAAATTGGCTTTTGGCAACCGGAATTAGTCGTCAGTCAAGGATTACTTCAAATTTCCCGCGAGCATTTGCATTCTGTATTAACGCACGAGCAAGCACATTATTATTATCGCGATACATTCTGGTTTTTCTGGCTAAGTTGGATTCGCGATTGCACAGCTTGGCTTCCGAATACTGATGCGTTGTGGCAAGAATTGTTAATTTTAAGAGAACTGCGTGCAGATTGTTGGGCAGCGCAACAAGTCGATCCGCTTCTGCTTGCGGAATCTTTACTGATGGTTGTGAGCGATCGCACGCTTGAACCGGATATCTTTTGCGCGGCTTTGGCTTCGTATCAAGTTGGCGATCGCCTAGAACAAAGAATCGATGCGCTGCTATCACCGCAGCAAGATATTGCCAAACCCAATTTACAATCCTGGAGTTGGTTTGTGTTCGCCTGTTTACCGCTATTTACCGTGGTTCTGCATTCTTAA
- a CDS encoding BlaI/MecI/CopY family transcriptional regulator codes for MSPLPDYSPKQLSLGPLEAEILDIIWELGSVTVKDVHDRILADPNRELAYTSVTTVLRRLTEKGWLACDKKAKAFYWRPLVTKQQAQVIKAHDQLHRFLAVGNPEVVAAFADSLDQTSLEKLQAIAQRIQAARQAREEK; via the coding sequence ATGTCTCCATTACCTGACTACAGTCCAAAACAACTATCACTAGGTCCCCTAGAAGCAGAAATTTTAGATATTATTTGGGAACTGGGTTCTGTCACAGTTAAGGATGTTCACGATCGCATTCTTGCCGATCCCAACCGCGAACTCGCGTATACTTCTGTTACGACAGTATTGCGACGCTTGACCGAAAAAGGATGGTTGGCGTGTGATAAAAAAGCAAAAGCGTTCTATTGGCGTCCTTTAGTTACCAAGCAGCAAGCGCAAGTTATCAAAGCGCACGATCAATTGCATCGGTTTTTAGCGGTGGGAAATCCTGAGGTTGTCGCGGCTTTTGCTGATAGTCTCGATCAAACAAGTCTAGAAAAATTACAAGCGATCGCCCAACGAATTCAAGCTGCACGTCAAGCACGGGAGGAGAAGTAA
- the petJ gene encoding cytochrome c6 PetJ, producing MKKILTAILLSLAIASLAFVRPVLAADTASGAKIFSTNCAACHMGGRNVVVAQKTLKQDALEKYSMNSIEAIIHQVQNGKNAMPAFKGRLSDQQIEDVAAYVLEQAAKGWT from the coding sequence ATGAAAAAAATTTTAACAGCGATCTTACTGAGCTTAGCGATCGCTAGTCTGGCTTTTGTTCGTCCAGTATTAGCTGCTGATACTGCAAGTGGTGCGAAAATTTTTAGTACGAATTGTGCGGCTTGTCACATGGGTGGGCGTAACGTTGTTGTTGCCCAAAAAACCTTGAAGCAAGATGCTTTAGAAAAGTACAGCATGAACTCGATCGAAGCAATTATTCATCAAGTGCAAAATGGTAAAAATGCTATGCCAGCTTTTAAAGGACGTCTCAGCGATCAGCAAATTGAAGATGTGGCAGCATATGTGTTAGAACAGGCAGCTAAAGGCTGGACATAA
- a CDS encoding TonB-dependent siderophore receptor, translating into MKLSFSLFWVVLLNLTFTNALSAIAEEAPQNSNPAEAKETLLKRLRQYQSSIPQLSEVKQPYTSAELLTQQSTNQIDPVIVDDEILIEVEGERDIFPATSTPIYEITEEEIQKQRPNSLAEVLRNLPGFAINDVGFGADIHTGTFYRGSSINQSVFLLNGRPINTNISTYHGGFDLNSIPVDAIERVELSSGTSSTLYGSEAFGGVVNIITKQGPEIPQFNGLAEFGSYDRSNYRASYGGTFGSLRLNFGYEEFSAENRYPVPEGAANRDAEGLLFNGDTATSNYYGSAILDLDANNTLSLDAYKISSRRGLLYFGFPLQRDRLDHDVLNIGLSLRSLLGGSEDSILRTTLSYNQDYFSTYGPTQNIFYRQGILDSQSIAARVEHEWQFNPTNNLRWGLDLRNRYLNGDVFSTAPNRIDLNETEYRERFEGALFALNTWSINQTLQAELGFRQNFTSEYGSYFNPSVGLRWAASPNVALRGSWVSVQRNPGLDQLYVYDTVHNWLPNPDLEPETGSSWTAGVDVRFAANLTGQFTYFGSSLSDRLGIQFGRWANIGLVNTNGLEAALRWQIAPQWSTFLNYTYTDAKIASGIEQGLQLGFVPYSVAQLGIGYQSQGWQVNLFASYFSGSRRAFFNNPGESNTDFSPSWLNLDLGVRVPLFSNLALTLFVENLADVAYEKSNRIYQPGRTYRIGITSDF; encoded by the coding sequence GTGAAACTATCTTTCTCTTTATTTTGGGTTGTACTACTAAACTTAACTTTTACAAATGCATTGTCCGCTATCGCTGAAGAAGCGCCGCAAAACTCAAATCCTGCTGAAGCTAAAGAAACCTTATTAAAACGTCTCCGACAGTATCAATCTTCTATTCCTCAACTTAGTGAAGTCAAACAACCATATACAAGCGCAGAATTACTTACTCAGCAATCAACAAATCAAATCGATCCTGTCATCGTAGACGATGAAATTTTGATTGAGGTAGAAGGTGAAAGAGATATTTTTCCTGCTACTTCGACTCCCATTTACGAAATTACCGAAGAAGAAATTCAAAAACAAAGACCTAATAGTTTAGCTGAAGTCTTGCGTAACTTACCAGGATTTGCAATTAATGATGTTGGCTTTGGCGCAGATATTCACACCGGAACATTCTACCGAGGAAGTTCAATTAATCAGTCTGTATTTCTCCTCAATGGCAGACCTATTAATACAAATATCAGTACTTATCACGGTGGTTTTGACTTAAATAGTATTCCTGTCGATGCAATCGAACGAGTTGAACTTTCGAGTGGTACGAGTTCAACTTTATACGGTTCAGAAGCGTTTGGCGGTGTTGTCAATATTATCACAAAACAAGGACCAGAAATACCGCAATTCAATGGTTTAGCAGAATTTGGTTCCTACGATCGCTCGAACTATCGTGCCAGCTATGGTGGCACTTTTGGTTCATTGAGGCTTAATTTTGGTTATGAAGAATTCTCGGCTGAAAATCGCTATCCGGTTCCGGAAGGTGCAGCTAACCGCGATGCTGAAGGATTATTGTTCAATGGAGATACGGCGACAAGTAATTATTATGGAAGCGCCATTTTAGACTTAGATGCAAACAATACACTGAGTTTGGATGCGTATAAAATTAGTAGTCGTCGGGGTTTGCTTTACTTCGGCTTTCCCTTACAACGCGATCGCTTAGACCACGATGTTTTAAATATTGGGTTATCTTTGCGCAGCTTACTCGGTGGTAGCGAAGATTCTATTTTAAGAACGACACTTTCTTACAATCAAGACTATTTTAGTACTTACGGTCCTACGCAAAATATTTTTTATCGTCAAGGTATACTTGATTCGCAATCAATTGCTGCTAGAGTAGAACATGAATGGCAATTTAATCCAACAAATAACTTGCGGTGGGGATTAGATTTACGCAATCGATACTTAAATGGCGATGTGTTCAGCACGGCTCCTAATAGAATAGACCTTAACGAAACCGAATACCGCGAAAGATTTGAAGGGGCGTTATTTGCGTTGAACACCTGGAGTATCAATCAGACTTTGCAAGCTGAACTAGGGTTCAGGCAAAATTTTACGAGTGAATATGGTAGTTATTTCAATCCTAGTGTGGGCTTACGCTGGGCTGCTAGTCCTAATGTCGCGCTACGCGGTAGCTGGGTGTCAGTACAGCGCAACCCTGGGTTAGATCAGTTATATGTTTATGATACTGTTCACAATTGGCTACCAAATCCAGACTTAGAACCCGAAACCGGTTCGTCGTGGACAGCAGGCGTTGATGTGCGATTTGCTGCAAATTTAACAGGGCAATTTACGTATTTTGGTAGTAGTTTGAGCGATCGCCTCGGAATTCAGTTTGGGCGCTGGGCAAATATTGGCTTAGTCAATACTAATGGTTTAGAAGCGGCGCTAAGATGGCAAATTGCTCCCCAATGGTCAACATTTCTGAACTATACTTACACTGATGCCAAAATTGCGAGCGGTATCGAACAAGGATTACAGCTAGGTTTTGTTCCTTACTCAGTCGCACAATTAGGAATCGGTTATCAATCACAAGGATGGCAAGTTAATTTATTTGCAAGTTACTTCAGTGGATCGCGGCGGGCGTTTTTCAACAATCCAGGCGAAAGTAATACTGATTTCTCTCCGTCGTGGTTAAATTTAGACTTAGGCGTGCGAGTGCCATTGTTTAGCAATCTTGCGCTAACATTGTTTGTAGAAAACTTGGCAGATGTTGCCTACGAAAAATCCAACCGCATCTATCAACCTGGAAGGACGTATCGTATCGGTATCACCTCTGATTTTTAA
- a CDS encoding inorganic phosphate transporter yields the protein MLQLGLTALLAFYVAWNLGANDVANAMGTSVGSKAVTLRQALIIAGVLEFTGAVLFGHEVSETLATEIVNPELFAAEPQVLLIGMFSVLLAAGLWLQIATSRGFPVSSSHAVVGAIAGFSWVAAGVQAIDWSLIRTISLAWVVTPLVSGAIAALFYRIIKHSILDRQDSIQQLNEWIPWLSVALLSVFGIIVLPKLSQPINTFFYEQLHWNIPKHDLPIGIGAIAAVSLAMVSWRQLDQNIVRKSLSPTQNIVEKQLAKFQLLSACFVAFAHGSNDVGNAIAPLAAINYISLTGTVPLNGITIPLWILVLGGAGIVTGLAIWGKKVIATIGEGIIPLQPSAGFCAELATATTILLASRVGIPVSTSHALVGGVVGIGLVQGNKSIQFKTVRGIIMAWLITVPAGALLGAIVFAIARNF from the coding sequence ATGTTGCAGTTAGGATTAACCGCTTTACTCGCATTTTATGTTGCTTGGAATTTGGGGGCAAACGATGTCGCTAATGCGATGGGAACTTCTGTAGGATCGAAAGCTGTCACCCTCCGCCAAGCTTTAATTATCGCTGGAGTTTTAGAATTTACTGGTGCTGTCTTGTTCGGTCATGAAGTATCAGAAACTTTAGCAACAGAAATCGTCAATCCGGAATTATTTGCCGCAGAACCGCAAGTTTTGTTAATAGGAATGTTTTCTGTATTACTAGCGGCTGGTTTATGGTTGCAAATCGCGACATCAAGAGGCTTTCCTGTTTCTTCTTCTCATGCAGTTGTCGGGGCGATCGCTGGTTTTAGTTGGGTTGCTGCTGGCGTTCAAGCAATTGATTGGTCGTTAATTAGGACTATTTCTTTAGCTTGGGTTGTCACTCCGCTTGTGAGTGGTGCGATCGCTGCGTTGTTTTATCGCATTATCAAGCACTCGATTCTCGATCGCCAAGACTCGATACAGCAGTTAAATGAGTGGATTCCTTGGCTGAGTGTTGCGCTTCTGAGTGTGTTTGGCATTATTGTGCTACCTAAACTGAGTCAACCCATCAATACATTTTTTTACGAACAACTGCATTGGAACATTCCCAAACACGATTTACCGATTGGAATTGGCGCGATCGCCGCAGTTTCGCTAGCAATGGTGAGTTGGCGGCAATTGGATCAAAATATTGTGCGGAAATCTCTTTCGCCTACACAAAATATTGTTGAAAAACAACTGGCAAAATTTCAGCTACTGAGTGCGTGTTTTGTTGCGTTTGCACATGGTTCTAACGATGTCGGGAATGCGATCGCACCTTTAGCAGCAATTAACTACATTAGCTTGACAGGTACTGTTCCTCTGAATGGCATTACGATTCCTCTGTGGATTTTAGTTTTAGGTGGTGCAGGGATTGTTACAGGTTTAGCAATTTGGGGTAAAAAAGTGATTGCAACGATTGGGGAGGGTATTATCCCGCTGCAACCGAGTGCCGGTTTTTGTGCGGAACTTGCAACGGCGACAACAATTTTACTCGCTTCGCGCGTTGGCATTCCGGTTTCTACTTCCCATGCGCTTGTTGGTGGCGTTGTTGGAATTGGGTTAGTTCAAGGTAATAAATCAATTCAATTTAAAACTGTACGAGGAATCATTATGGCGTGGTTAATTACAGTTCCTGCTGGTGCATTGTTAGGTGCAATTGTATTTGCAATCGCCCGTAACTTCTAA
- a CDS encoding ABC transporter permease, with translation MTLTKRQLPLLFRVSGSSSVSMQLMRIGFIITLIFVLIAILAPVFQAWGWIQNPLESLNNPSHVPPSAQYWFGTNREGYDVFSRTLYGTQVALQVVVLATVLSLAIGVPLGLVSGYLGGSLDRVLLFLMDTIYTLPGLLLSITLAFVVGRGILNAAIAISISYIPQYYRVVRNHTVSVKTELFIEAAQAMGASPWRVISRYLFLNVIQSVPVLFTLNAADAILTLGSLGFLGQGLPPRVPEWGHDLRQALQALPTGIWWTAFFPGMALTLLVVGLSLLGEGLSEFINPRWRKQR, from the coding sequence ATGACCTTAACTAAACGCCAACTTCCGCTACTTTTTAGAGTGTCTGGTAGTTCCAGCGTCTCGATGCAACTGATGCGCATCGGGTTCATTATTACTCTGATTTTTGTGCTGATTGCTATCTTAGCTCCTGTATTTCAAGCTTGGGGATGGATTCAAAATCCACTCGAATCACTCAATAATCCTAGTCACGTACCACCTTCAGCACAGTACTGGTTTGGCACGAATCGCGAAGGTTACGATGTCTTTTCGCGCACGCTATATGGTACGCAAGTGGCGTTGCAAGTTGTTGTTCTGGCTACAGTATTGAGTTTAGCGATCGGCGTGCCATTAGGACTTGTCAGCGGGTATCTCGGTGGTAGCTTGGATCGCGTATTGCTGTTTTTGATGGATACAATTTATACTTTACCTGGGTTGCTACTATCGATTACACTCGCGTTTGTTGTAGGAAGAGGTATATTAAATGCAGCGATCGCAATCAGCATTTCCTACATACCGCAGTATTATCGTGTCGTGCGCAATCATACAGTCAGTGTTAAAACTGAATTATTTATCGAAGCTGCCCAAGCTATGGGAGCATCTCCTTGGCGGGTGATTTCGCGATACTTATTTTTAAATGTGATTCAGAGTGTACCTGTATTATTTACGCTGAATGCTGCTGATGCGATCTTAACGCTGGGAAGTTTGGGATTTCTCGGACAAGGTTTACCGCCACGCGTTCCTGAATGGGGACACGATCTTCGTCAAGCGCTGCAAGCACTACCAACAGGCATTTGGTGGACAGCATTTTTCCCAGGAATGGCGTTAACTTTACTCGTTGTTGGGCTATCGTTACTGGGTGAAGGTTTAAGTGAGTTTATCAATCCGCGTTGGCGAAAGCAAAGATGA
- the trxB gene encoding thioredoxin-disulfide reductase: MTNPTVENLVIIGSGPAGYTAAIYAARANLKPIVFEGFQAGGLPGGQLMTTTEVENFPGFPEGITGPNLMDRMKAQAERWGAELYTEDVTYVDLSQRPFTVRSDEREFKTHSVIIATGATAKRLGLPCEGEFWSRGISACAICDGATPIFHGAELAVVGGGDSAAEESIYLTKYGSQVHMLVRSDKMRASKAMQDRVLSNPKIQVHWNTEPIDVFGNDNHMEGVKLRNTQTGEESKIHAKGLFYAIGHKPNTSLFQGQIELDDIGYVITKPDSPETSVEGVFAAGDVQDHEYRQAITAAGSGCMAAMLAERWLSSNGLIQEFHQAGENLHLDNELVHEAVKTEQNGEFDVSATRHEGGYALRKLFHDSDRLMMVKYVAPGCGPCHTLKPILNKVVDEFDGKIHFVEIDIDKERDIAETAGVTGTPTIQLFKDQELLMEVKGIKQKSYYRQLIEANL; this comes from the coding sequence ATGACAAATCCAACAGTAGAGAACTTAGTAATCATTGGTTCTGGTCCAGCTGGGTATACCGCCGCAATTTATGCTGCACGAGCTAACCTCAAACCGATTGTATTTGAAGGCTTTCAAGCTGGGGGTTTGCCTGGTGGACAGCTAATGACAACGACAGAAGTAGAAAATTTTCCAGGCTTTCCCGAAGGTATTACCGGACCAAATTTGATGGATCGGATGAAAGCGCAAGCCGAACGCTGGGGGGCTGAGTTATATACGGAAGATGTCACTTATGTTGATTTAAGTCAGCGTCCGTTCACAGTACGTTCTGATGAGCGCGAGTTTAAAACACATAGCGTGATTATTGCCACTGGTGCGACAGCAAAGCGGTTAGGATTGCCATGTGAAGGCGAATTTTGGAGTCGCGGAATTTCAGCGTGTGCAATCTGCGATGGGGCAACACCGATTTTTCATGGTGCTGAACTTGCGGTTGTGGGTGGTGGAGATTCCGCAGCTGAAGAATCAATTTATCTCACCAAGTATGGATCGCAAGTCCATATGCTTGTCCGCAGTGACAAAATGCGCGCCAGTAAAGCGATGCAAGACCGCGTTTTGAGTAACCCCAAAATTCAAGTCCATTGGAACACCGAACCAATCGATGTGTTTGGGAATGATAACCACATGGAAGGGGTCAAACTTCGGAATACACAAACTGGCGAAGAAAGCAAGATTCATGCCAAGGGGCTATTTTACGCGATCGGTCATAAACCGAATACATCACTCTTCCAAGGACAAATCGAACTCGATGATATTGGCTACGTTATTACAAAGCCAGATTCGCCAGAAACGAGCGTTGAAGGTGTCTTTGCAGCAGGTGATGTGCAAGATCACGAGTATCGTCAAGCAATTACGGCGGCGGGTTCAGGTTGTATGGCAGCCATGTTAGCCGAACGCTGGTTATCTTCTAACGGTTTAATTCAAGAATTCCATCAAGCTGGAGAGAACTTGCACTTAGATAACGAGTTAGTTCACGAAGCAGTCAAGACAGAACAAAATGGCGAATTTGATGTGAGTGCAACGCGTCATGAAGGCGGTTATGCTTTACGGAAATTGTTCCACGACAGCGATCGCTTAATGATGGTCAAATACGTTGCACCTGGGTGCGGTCCTTGCCACACATTAAAACCAATTTTGAACAAAGTAGTAGATGAGTTTGATGGCAAAATTCACTTTGTAGAAATTGACATCGATAAAGAGCGCGACATTGCAGAAACTGCCGGTGTTACAGGAACACCCACCATTCAACTGTTCAAAGATCAAGAACTCTTAATGGAAGTTAAAGGCATCAAACAAAAAAGTTACTACCGCCAGTTGATTGAAGCTAATTTGTAA